The Nocardia sp. BMG111209 genome includes a window with the following:
- a CDS encoding siderophore-interacting protein, with product MPRPRVPHNFIVQRTQRLTDHLIRVHLGGPGFDTFQPNGFTDAYVKLQFPGPDGDSVRTYTVRSIDPAAREIAIDFVYHGDEGIAGPWAAAAQPGDPLIMVGPGGAYSPRPEADRHLLAGDDSALPAIAAACAALPADAAGRVFVEVGSPADEVDFERPAGVVLTWVHRGDAAPGENLVAAVRAEPWPEGRVQVFIHGEAEAVMHGLRPYIRKERGVPADLASISGYWRLGRTEEGFRSWKRELADQESAPVGGRGRS from the coding sequence ATGCCCCGACCACGTGTCCCGCACAACTTCATCGTGCAGCGCACGCAACGACTGACCGACCACCTGATCCGCGTTCATCTCGGCGGGCCCGGATTCGACACATTCCAGCCGAACGGCTTCACCGACGCCTACGTCAAACTGCAGTTCCCCGGCCCCGACGGCGACAGCGTGCGCACCTATACCGTGCGCTCGATCGATCCGGCGGCCCGGGAGATCGCCATCGACTTCGTGTACCACGGCGACGAGGGCATCGCGGGCCCCTGGGCCGCCGCCGCACAGCCGGGCGACCCGTTGATCATGGTCGGCCCCGGCGGCGCGTACTCGCCGCGTCCGGAGGCCGACCGGCATCTGCTCGCGGGCGACGACTCGGCCCTGCCCGCGATCGCCGCCGCGTGCGCCGCCCTGCCCGCCGACGCCGCCGGGCGGGTGTTCGTCGAGGTGGGCTCGCCCGCCGACGAGGTCGATTTCGAGCGCCCCGCCGGGGTCGTGCTGACCTGGGTGCACCGCGGCGACGCGGCCCCGGGCGAGAACCTGGTGGCGGCCGTGCGCGCCGAGCCCTGGCCCGAGGGCCGGGTGCAGGTCTTCATCCACGGCGAGGCAGAGGCCGTGATGCACGGTCTGCGCCCCTACATCCGTAAGGAACGCGGCGTGCCCGCCGACCTGGCATCCATCTCCGGGTACTGGCGCCTCGGCCGTACCGAGGAGGGCTTCCGCTCCTGGAAGCGCGAACTCGCCGACCAGGAGAGCGCGCCGGTCGGCGGACGCGGCCGCTCCTGA
- a CDS encoding DUF202 domain-containing protein — translation MRVMGADTDSSEPEVDYRFTLANERTFLAWMRTALGLLAGGVAVHELVQPFRRYGVRTAIALSCIVLAVVVAIGAYGRWRHVERVMREGTRLPRTLMVPILAIGIAVVAALACLGVLLS, via the coding sequence ATGCGGGTGATGGGTGCGGACACCGACAGCAGCGAACCCGAGGTGGACTACCGGTTCACCCTCGCCAACGAGCGCACCTTCCTCGCCTGGATGCGCACCGCGCTGGGACTGCTGGCCGGCGGCGTCGCGGTGCACGAACTCGTGCAACCGTTCCGGCGGTACGGAGTCCGCACCGCGATCGCGCTCAGCTGCATCGTGCTGGCGGTCGTCGTCGCGATCGGCGCGTACGGCCGCTGGCGGCACGTCGAGCGCGTGATGCGCGAGGGCACCAGACTGCCGCGCACCCTCATGGTGCCGATCCTGGCGATCGGCATCGCCGTCGTCGCCGCACTCGCCTGTCTGGGGGTGCTGCTGTCGTGA
- a CDS encoding DUF202 domain-containing protein — protein MTAASTAAADAADPGLQAQRTVLAWRRTAVAVMANAVLLLHAALDSGRRPATLAPLAAVVALTVAALVCVRRGQTLSRHPDGGPQDARANLAITVAVAFVACTVAALAVCSWIE, from the coding sequence GTGACCGCGGCCAGTACGGCGGCCGCCGACGCTGCCGATCCCGGCCTGCAGGCGCAGCGGACCGTGCTGGCGTGGCGGCGGACCGCCGTGGCGGTGATGGCCAACGCGGTGCTGTTACTGCACGCCGCCCTCGACAGTGGCAGGCGCCCTGCGACATTGGCACCGCTGGCGGCGGTGGTCGCGCTGACGGTCGCCGCACTGGTGTGCGTGCGACGCGGCCAGACCCTGAGCCGGCATCCGGACGGTGGACCGCAGGACGCGCGGGCGAACCTCGCGATCACCGTCGCCGTCGCCTTCGTGGCCTGCACCGTCGCGGCGCTGGCCGTCTGTTCGTGGATCGAATAG
- a CDS encoding DUF2469 domain-containing protein — protein MSAEDLEKYETEMELSLYREYKDIVGQFSYVVETERRFYLANSVELRPQNADGEVYFEVRMSDAWVWDMYRPARFVKHVRVITFKDVNIEELEKTDLRLPE, from the coding sequence ATGAGCGCCGAGGACCTCGAGAAGTACGAAACCGAGATGGAGCTCTCGCTGTATCGCGAGTACAAGGACATCGTCGGTCAATTCTCGTACGTGGTGGAAACCGAGCGCCGCTTCTACCTCGCCAATTCCGTCGAGTTGCGGCCGCAGAACGCCGACGGCGAGGTGTATTTCGAGGTACGCATGTCGGATGCGTGGGTATGGGATATGTACCGCCCGGCCCGGTTCGTCAAACACGTGCGGGTGATCACGTTCAAGGACGTGAACATCGAGGAGCTGGAGAAGACGGACCTGCGCCTGCCGGAGTAG
- a CDS encoding ribonuclease HII produces the protein MAVGRSRPAARAVRGATGKSDTIFRSGDWPPRVVMRRAGGLRTLEAALIRSGLGPVAGVDEAGRGCCAGPLVVAACLLAPKAYDSLAGLDDSKKLTEAVREELFPIIQRRALAWSVVVVPAWEVDAIGIHVANIEGMRRAVAALDHTPGYVLTDGFRVPGIPVPSLPVIGGDASAACIAAASILAKVTRDRIMVGVDQRLPGYGFAAHKGYNTPEHIAALARLGPSDEHRRSWRNVPDMPESRRLATDTAHAR, from the coding sequence ATGGCAGTGGGGCGGAGCCGGCCCGCGGCGCGTGCGGTACGAGGCGCAACCGGCAAGAGCGACACCATATTTCGCAGTGGCGATTGGCCGCCACGGGTGGTCATGCGGCGTGCCGGTGGTCTGCGCACGCTGGAGGCCGCCCTGATCCGCAGCGGCCTCGGACCGGTCGCCGGGGTCGACGAGGCCGGCCGCGGCTGCTGCGCCGGACCGCTGGTGGTGGCGGCCTGTCTGCTCGCGCCGAAGGCGTACGACTCGCTGGCCGGGCTCGACGATTCGAAGAAGCTCACCGAAGCGGTGCGCGAGGAACTGTTCCCGATCATCCAGCGGCGCGCGCTGGCCTGGAGTGTGGTGGTGGTGCCGGCATGGGAGGTCGATGCGATCGGCATCCACGTCGCCAACATCGAGGGCATGCGGCGGGCGGTCGCGGCACTCGACCACACGCCGGGATACGTTCTGACCGACGGCTTCCGGGTGCCGGGCATTCCGGTGCCGTCGCTGCCGGTCATCGGCGGGGACGCCTCGGCGGCGTGTATCGCCGCCGCGAGCATTCTCGCGAAGGTCACCCGGGACCGGATCATGGTCGGTGTCGATCAGCGACTCCCCGGCTACGGGTTCGCCGCCCACAAGGGGTACAACACCCCGGAACACATTGCCGCGCTCGCCCGGCTCGGTCCCAGCGACGAGCATCGGCGTTCGTGGCGCAACGTGCCGGACATGCCCGAATCGAGGCGACTGGCTACCGATACCGCCCATGCGCGATGA
- the lepB gene encoding signal peptidase I: MADESGSVTVSGADGERGRNAGPRRARAKKVKKQRPFWQELPILIVIAAVIAALVVTFIGRPYVIPSQSMEPTLHGCAGCTGDRIYVEKISYDFGDPKPGDVVVFVGPSNSWNKAYRSNRSSNVAVRGIQNFFSFFGLVPPDENDLVKRVIAVGGQTVQCCDAQGRVLVDGKPLDEPYARYLYPYQPGLAYGVKSAAASGVLINPAGREFGPIKVPDGNIWVMGDNRNESADSRAHIDDEFSGTVPVKDIRGKAVFKIWPPGRIGPVRSQNPQSH, from the coding sequence GTGGCAGACGAAAGCGGGTCGGTGACGGTGTCCGGAGCGGATGGCGAACGTGGGAGAAATGCCGGACCGCGGCGGGCACGGGCGAAGAAGGTGAAGAAGCAGCGCCCGTTCTGGCAGGAGTTGCCGATTCTGATCGTCATCGCCGCGGTGATCGCGGCGCTGGTGGTGACCTTCATCGGCCGCCCGTATGTGATTCCCTCGCAGTCGATGGAACCCACGCTGCACGGTTGTGCCGGCTGTACCGGCGACCGCATCTACGTCGAGAAGATCAGCTACGACTTCGGCGATCCGAAGCCCGGCGATGTGGTGGTTTTCGTCGGCCCGAGCAATTCCTGGAACAAGGCGTATCGCTCCAACCGGTCGAGCAATGTCGCGGTGCGGGGTATCCAGAACTTCTTCTCCTTCTTCGGCCTGGTGCCACCGGACGAGAACGACCTGGTCAAGCGCGTGATCGCGGTCGGTGGTCAGACCGTGCAGTGCTGCGATGCGCAGGGCCGCGTCCTCGTCGACGGCAAACCGCTCGACGAGCCGTACGCACGCTACCTCTACCCGTATCAGCCGGGTCTGGCATACGGCGTCAAGTCGGCCGCCGCCAGCGGTGTGCTGATCAATCCGGCCGGCCGGGAATTCGGGCCCATCAAGGTGCCCGACGGCAATATCTGGGTGATGGGCGACAACCGCAACGAATCGGCCGATTCGCGGGCCCACATCGACGACGAATTCTCGGGTACGGTGCCGGTCAAGGACATTCGCGGCAAGGCCGTGTTCAAGATCTGGCCGCCGGGGCGGATCGGCCCGGTGCGGTCGCAGAATCCCCAGTCGCACTGA
- the rplS gene encoding 50S ribosomal protein L19, producing the protein MNTLDFVDESSLRSDIPEFRPGDTVNVHVKVIEGNKERIQVFKGVVIRRQGGGIRETFSVRKVSFGVGVERTFPVHSPNIDHIDVVTRGDVRRAKLYYLRDLRGKAAKIKEKR; encoded by the coding sequence ATGAACACCCTCGACTTCGTCGACGAATCGTCGCTGCGCAGCGACATCCCGGAATTCCGCCCGGGTGACACGGTCAACGTGCATGTGAAGGTCATCGAAGGCAACAAGGAGCGCATCCAGGTCTTCAAGGGCGTCGTCATCCGGCGTCAGGGTGGCGGCATCCGCGAGACCTTCTCGGTCCGCAAGGTGTCCTTCGGTGTCGGTGTCGAGCGCACCTTCCCCGTGCACAGCCCGAACATCGACCACATCGATGTCGTGACCCGCGGCGATGTGCGCCGCGCCAAGCTGTACTACCTGCGCGATCTGCGCGGCAAGGCCGCCAAGATCAAGGAAAAGCGCTGA
- a CDS encoding DUF2867 domain-containing protein, giving the protein MSAQRVRRVSPSSTAVGDGTPSADYVSAFELDPHGTRRTAEHWARSVFEHAPAVMRILLVLGWRLVLGLRLGPRPATGFVLGWHIASAEPEILVLESHSPFLTARNIVAASDSTVTWTTLVRFDRRIARPVWNIVRPVHELAIPYLLRRAAGRA; this is encoded by the coding sequence ATGTCTGCCCAGCGGGTTCGGCGGGTGTCGCCGTCATCCACGGCGGTCGGCGACGGAACACCGTCCGCCGACTACGTTTCGGCTTTCGAGCTCGACCCGCACGGCACCCGGAGAACCGCCGAGCATTGGGCGCGTTCGGTATTCGAGCACGCGCCGGCCGTGATGCGGATCCTGCTCGTGCTCGGGTGGCGCCTGGTGCTCGGATTGCGCCTGGGCCCCCGTCCGGCGACCGGGTTCGTCCTCGGCTGGCACATCGCGAGCGCCGAGCCGGAAATCCTTGTGCTCGAATCACATTCGCCGTTCCTCACGGCCCGCAACATCGTGGCGGCGAGTGACTCCACCGTCACCTGGACCACGCTGGTGCGGTTCGATCGCCGGATCGCTCGTCCCGTCTGGAATATCGTGCGGCCCGTCCACGAACTAGCGATCCCGTATCTGCTCCGCCGCGCCGCCGGACGGGCGTGA
- a CDS encoding Tex family protein produces the protein MRLASVGRRIADELNVREEQVRAAVELLDGGSTVPFIARYRKEVTGALDDAQLRLLEERLNYLRELDERRNSILESIRGQGKLDEALQQQIMLAETKARLEDIYLPYKPKRRTKAQIAREAGHEPVADALLSDPATDPAGYTAEQLDGARAILVERFAEDADLVGELRELMWNKGQITSRVRPGKEEAGAKFADYFEFGEPFTKLPSHRILALLRGEKEEALTLHLEADTEEPQEGERTIYEGRIALKFDIADRGRAADTWLLDTVRWAWRTKLQVSLGIDVRMRLRQSAEKDAVDVFATNLRDLLLAAPAGTRATMGLDPGYRTGVKVAVVDGTGKVVATDTIYPHKPHGQTEKSLAVLGALVARFGVELIAIGNGTASRETDALATELISRIPDKKPTKVVVSEAGASVYSASAYASAELPELDVSLRGAVSIARRLQDPLAELVKIEPKSIGVGQYQHDVSESLLARSLGAVVEDAVNAVGVDVNTASVPLLSRVSGVSSSVAESIVTHRDQNGPFRSRDGLKQVPRLGPKAFEQCAGFLRIRGGDDPLDSSAVHPEAYPVVRRILDGTGSGVAELIGNTTVLRALRPAEFTDDKFGVPTVTDIIAELEKPGRDPRPEFKTAEFAAGIEKVGDLKPGMVLEGVVTNVAAFGAFVDIGVHQDGLVHVSAMSHNFVRDPREVVKSGDVVKVKVLEVDVARQRIGLTLRLDDDPAAGKPEKGDGRGAGQRGGGNRQGGGQNRGNQNRGGNQSRNNSQRRNAPEPTGSMADALRRAGFGK, from the coding sequence GTGCGCCTAGCCAGCGTCGGCCGTCGCATCGCCGACGAGCTGAACGTGCGTGAGGAGCAGGTGCGCGCCGCGGTGGAGTTGCTCGACGGCGGGTCGACCGTGCCGTTCATCGCCCGATACCGCAAGGAGGTCACCGGCGCCCTCGACGACGCCCAGCTGCGCCTGCTGGAGGAGCGCCTGAACTACCTGCGCGAGCTCGACGAGCGCCGCAACTCGATCCTCGAGTCCATCCGCGGCCAGGGCAAGCTGGACGAGGCACTGCAGCAGCAGATCATGCTCGCCGAGACCAAGGCCCGGCTCGAGGACATCTACCTGCCGTACAAGCCGAAGCGGCGCACCAAGGCGCAGATCGCCCGCGAGGCCGGTCACGAGCCGGTCGCCGACGCGTTGCTGAGCGATCCGGCCACCGATCCGGCCGGTTACACCGCCGAGCAGCTCGACGGCGCCCGCGCCATCCTGGTCGAGCGCTTCGCCGAGGACGCCGATCTGGTCGGCGAGCTGCGCGAGCTCATGTGGAACAAGGGGCAGATCACCTCCCGGGTGCGCCCGGGCAAGGAGGAGGCCGGCGCCAAGTTCGCCGACTACTTCGAGTTCGGTGAGCCGTTCACCAAGCTGCCCTCGCACCGCATCCTGGCGCTGCTGCGCGGTGAGAAGGAGGAGGCGCTCACCCTGCACCTCGAGGCCGACACAGAGGAGCCGCAGGAGGGCGAGCGCACGATCTACGAGGGCCGCATCGCGCTGAAGTTCGACATCGCCGACCGCGGCCGCGCCGCCGACACCTGGCTGCTCGACACCGTGCGCTGGGCCTGGCGGACCAAGCTCCAGGTCAGCCTCGGCATCGATGTGCGCATGCGGCTGCGGCAGTCCGCCGAGAAGGACGCCGTCGACGTGTTCGCCACCAACCTGCGCGACCTGCTCCTGGCCGCGCCGGCCGGCACCCGCGCCACGATGGGCCTGGACCCGGGCTACCGCACCGGCGTCAAGGTGGCCGTGGTCGACGGCACCGGCAAGGTCGTCGCCACCGACACCATCTACCCGCACAAGCCGCACGGCCAGACCGAGAAGTCGCTGGCGGTGCTCGGCGCGCTGGTCGCCCGGTTCGGCGTCGAGCTGATCGCCATCGGCAACGGCACCGCCTCCCGCGAGACCGACGCGCTGGCCACGGAACTCATCTCGCGCATCCCGGACAAGAAGCCCACCAAGGTCGTGGTCTCCGAGGCCGGGGCCTCGGTGTACTCGGCCTCCGCCTACGCCTCCGCCGAACTGCCCGAGCTGGACGTGTCGCTGCGTGGCGCGGTGTCGATCGCCCGCCGCCTGCAGGACCCGTTGGCGGAGCTGGTGAAGATCGAGCCGAAATCCATCGGCGTCGGCCAGTATCAGCACGATGTGTCGGAGTCGCTGCTGGCCCGTTCGCTGGGCGCGGTCGTCGAGGACGCGGTGAACGCCGTCGGCGTCGACGTGAACACCGCTTCGGTGCCACTGCTGTCCCGGGTGTCGGGTGTGTCCTCGTCGGTCGCGGAAAGCATTGTGACGCACCGTGATCAGAACGGCCCGTTCCGCAGCCGCGACGGCCTGAAGCAGGTGCCGCGGCTCGGCCCCAAGGCGTTCGAGCAGTGTGCCGGCTTCCTCCGCATCCGCGGCGGCGACGACCCGCTGGACAGCTCCGCGGTGCACCCGGAGGCGTATCCGGTGGTCCGCCGCATCCTCGACGGCACCGGCAGCGGTGTGGCCGAGCTCATCGGCAACACCACCGTGCTGCGGGCGCTGCGCCCGGCCGAATTCACCGACGACAAGTTCGGTGTCCCCACGGTCACCGACATCATCGCCGAATTGGAGAAGCCCGGCCGCGACCCGCGTCCCGAGTTCAAGACCGCCGAATTCGCCGCCGGTATCGAGAAGGTCGGCGACCTGAAGCCCGGCATGGTGCTGGAGGGCGTGGTCACCAACGTCGCGGCCTTCGGCGCCTTCGTCGACATCGGCGTCCACCAGGACGGTCTGGTGCACGTCTCCGCGATGTCGCACAACTTCGTCCGCGATCCCCGCGAGGTCGTGAAGTCCGGCGACGTGGTGAAGGTCAAGGTCCTCGAGGTCGACGTGGCCCGCCAGCGCATCGGCCTGACCCTGCGTCTCGACGACGATCCGGCCGCAGGTAAGCCGGAGAAGGGCGACGGCCGCGGCGCCGGTCAGCGCGGCGGCGGCAACCGCCAGGGCGGCGGCCAGAACCGCGGCAATCAGAACCGCGGCGGCAACCAGAGCCGCAACAACTCCCAGCGCCGCAACGCCCCCGAACCCACCGGCTCGATGGCGGATGCCTTGCGCCGTGCGGGTTTCGGGAAGTAG
- a CDS encoding Lrp/AsnC family transcriptional regulator, with product MDESDQLDEIEYALLNALQIAPRASWKLIGEVIGVSPVTAARRWERLLRQGHAWVTAYCASPLMRTMPYALVTVTCTAGGVAQAAEALLDDPHAVTVSHTVGVADLVVAVWVSDPNMLSRYLMARLNRIPGVLTSRVSVATEMFAEGGHWRLRALDRTQQRALTARRGPHRPPRSAPAALSPADRELVLALGADGRASYDEIAARARISTTTVRRRLHRQLSDGTLTVRCELSHAAAGHPVQALLWIDVPPAELDSVARELAALPQTRMCASVIGASNLVLTVWLGAVAELHPLEVRLTERMPVIRIAQRLLTLRHLKLMGRVLDERGRAERAVPMDIWGDPESFGAPAAAPRIAW from the coding sequence ATGGACGAAAGTGATCAGCTCGACGAAATCGAGTACGCCTTGCTCAATGCGCTGCAGATCGCGCCGCGGGCCTCGTGGAAACTGATCGGCGAGGTCATCGGCGTCAGCCCCGTGACCGCGGCGCGGCGCTGGGAACGGCTGCTGCGGCAGGGGCACGCGTGGGTGACCGCGTACTGCGCGTCTCCGCTGATGCGGACCATGCCCTATGCCCTGGTCACCGTCACCTGTACGGCGGGCGGGGTGGCGCAGGCCGCCGAGGCGTTGCTCGACGATCCGCACGCGGTCACCGTCTCGCACACCGTCGGCGTCGCCGATCTGGTGGTGGCCGTGTGGGTTTCGGATCCGAACATGCTGTCGCGCTACCTGATGGCCCGGCTGAACCGGATACCCGGCGTGCTGACCAGCCGGGTGTCGGTCGCCACCGAGATGTTCGCGGAGGGCGGCCACTGGCGGCTGCGGGCACTGGACCGCACCCAGCAGCGGGCCCTGACCGCGCGGCGCGGCCCGCACCGGCCGCCGCGGTCCGCCCCGGCGGCGCTGTCACCGGCCGATCGTGAACTGGTGCTGGCGCTCGGCGCGGACGGCCGCGCCTCCTACGACGAGATCGCCGCGCGCGCCCGGATCAGCACGACCACCGTGCGCCGGCGGCTGCATCGGCAACTGAGCGACGGCACGCTCACGGTCCGCTGTGAACTGTCGCACGCCGCGGCCGGTCATCCGGTCCAGGCGCTGCTGTGGATCGATGTGCCACCCGCCGAACTCGATTCCGTGGCAAGGGAATTGGCGGCGTTACCGCAGACCAGGATGTGCGCCTCGGTGATCGGCGCCAGTAATCTGGTGCTGACGGTCTGGCTCGGTGCGGTGGCCGAACTGCATCCGCTGGAGGTGCGGCTGACCGAGCGGATGCCGGTCATCCGCATTGCCCAGCGCCTGCTGACCCTGCGGCATCTGAAGTTGATGGGCCGGGTACTCGACGAGCGCGGCCGCGCCGAACGCGCGGTGCCGATGGACATCTGGGGTGATCCGGAATCGTTCGGCGCCCCGGCCGCCGCGCCGCGGATCGCGTGGTGA
- a CDS encoding MFS transporter yields the protein MPDTRSATGGHPPSIAARMDRMPITRLHRVAVVCVGLGLFFDTYEVFLAGTLSTVLKNEFHLGADALKAVLASAFVGQFLGAILLGRVADRLGRRRAFLLNLGAYSVFSLIGGLSPNVELLVVARFLAGMGLGAELALADTYLSDLLPARVRGRYIAVAYTIGLLGVPAAGFLARWLVPLAPFGVHGWRWMFFLGALGALGVWVLRRILPESPRWLAATGRDAEAEAIVSRWEDTARRTGHRLPEPARESVADPQRLPLRVLFATGYARRTAMAWVMNVGSAFGYYGFGTIATLVLAAKGYSIVSSLTFLALTYIGYPVGSLLSLPIVERVERKVLIAVTATGMAVTGLLFGFAGSPAAIVGWGFAFTVIGNIYSNGYHTYLGELYPTAVRATGAGAAYSLSRLTTAALPYILIPALSAHGPGFVFGIVAVALGVLIVDVLALGPRTTGVALEAVAPAGPGTAAAERPEAAEPLRTAAPAPEGH from the coding sequence ATGCCGGACACCCGTTCCGCCACCGGCGGTCACCCGCCGTCGATCGCCGCCCGGATGGACCGCATGCCGATCACCCGCCTGCACCGCGTGGCGGTGGTGTGCGTCGGGCTGGGGCTGTTCTTCGACACCTACGAGGTCTTCCTGGCCGGCACCCTGTCGACGGTATTGAAGAACGAGTTCCACCTCGGCGCGGACGCACTGAAGGCGGTGCTCGCCAGCGCGTTCGTCGGGCAGTTCCTGGGTGCGATCCTGCTCGGCCGGGTCGCCGATCGGCTGGGCCGGCGCCGGGCATTCCTGCTCAACCTCGGCGCCTACTCGGTGTTCTCGCTGATCGGCGGCCTGTCGCCGAATGTCGAACTGTTGGTGGTGGCGCGCTTTCTGGCCGGGATGGGGCTCGGCGCCGAACTCGCCCTCGCCGACACCTATCTCTCCGATCTGCTGCCCGCCCGGGTGCGCGGCCGGTACATCGCGGTCGCCTACACGATCGGGCTGCTCGGCGTGCCCGCCGCGGGATTCCTGGCCCGCTGGCTGGTCCCGCTGGCGCCGTTCGGCGTCCACGGCTGGCGGTGGATGTTCTTCCTCGGCGCGCTCGGTGCGCTGGGCGTCTGGGTCCTGCGGCGGATCCTGCCCGAATCGCCGCGCTGGCTGGCGGCGACCGGCCGGGACGCCGAGGCGGAGGCGATCGTGTCCCGTTGGGAGGACACCGCGCGTCGCACGGGCCACCGCCTGCCGGAACCGGCGCGCGAGTCCGTGGCCGATCCGCAACGCCTGCCGTTGCGCGTGCTGTTCGCCACCGGTTATGCCCGCCGCACGGCGATGGCCTGGGTGATGAACGTCGGATCGGCGTTCGGCTACTACGGTTTCGGCACCATCGCGACCCTGGTGCTGGCGGCCAAGGGCTATTCGATCGTGAGTTCGCTGACCTTCCTGGCGCTGACCTATATCGGCTATCCGGTCGGTTCCCTGCTCTCGCTGCCGATCGTGGAGCGGGTCGAGCGGAAGGTGCTGATCGCGGTCACCGCCACCGGAATGGCGGTGACCGGACTGCTGTTCGGTTTCGCCGGGTCGCCGGCCGCGATCGTGGGCTGGGGGTTCGCGTTCACCGTGATCGGCAACATCTACTCGAACGGCTACCACACCTACCTCGGCGAGCTGTACCCGACCGCCGTGCGCGCGACCGGCGCCGGCGCCGCGTATTCGCTCAGCCGGCTGACCACCGCGGCCCTGCCCTACATCCTGATCCCGGCGTTGTCCGCGCACGGTCCCGGATTCGTATTCGGCATCGTCGCGGTGGCGCTGGGGGTGCTGATCGTCGACGTACTCGCGCTGGGACCGCGCACGACCGGGGTCGCGCTGGAGGCCGTCGCACCGGCCGGGCCGGGGACGGCCGCCGCCGAGCGGCCCGAGGCCGCCGAACCGCTGCGGACGGCCGCCCCGGCCCCGGAAGGCCACTGA
- a CDS encoding M20/M25/M40 family metallo-hydrolase, with amino-acid sequence MTGIDTAADEAVVFCRDLMRIDTTNHGDDSGPGERRAAEYIAERLAEVGLGTELFEPRRGRTSVVARWEGTAPDRTALLVHAHTDVVPAEAAVWRYHPFGGEIADGYLWGRGAVDMKYFAAQMLAVVRARIRAGLPPARDVVLAFLADEEGGGHLGARWLVDNRPDLFDGCTEAIGEVGGYSAQLPSGRRLYVVETAEKGVLWFRLTATGVAGHGSMLNPRNSVTELADAVRRIGRHRFPIRLTPTTRMFFEALAAELGETFDPADPAPLLKTVAPLERMVGATLRDIASPTRLDAGYKTNVIPSEATAEIDCRFVPGLEEQFEAEFRALVGPDIRCEVVFRLPAVETPFPAPLTAAMAASLAVEDPGCGVIPYLLPAGTDAKQFSRLGMACYGFAPLRLPDDFDFPAAFHGVDERVPVDAVRFGARVLHTFFDRC; translated from the coding sequence ATGACCGGAATCGATACGGCCGCCGACGAGGCCGTCGTCTTCTGCCGCGATCTGATGCGCATCGATACCACGAACCACGGCGACGACAGCGGGCCCGGGGAACGGCGGGCCGCCGAGTACATCGCCGAACGGCTCGCCGAGGTCGGCCTCGGCACCGAGCTGTTCGAGCCGCGCCGGGGCCGGACCTCGGTCGTGGCGCGGTGGGAGGGGACCGCGCCGGACCGGACCGCGCTGCTCGTGCACGCCCACACCGACGTGGTGCCCGCCGAAGCAGCGGTCTGGCGGTACCACCCGTTCGGTGGCGAGATCGCCGACGGCTACCTCTGGGGCCGGGGCGCGGTGGACATGAAGTACTTCGCGGCCCAGATGCTGGCGGTGGTCCGGGCCCGGATCCGGGCCGGGCTGCCGCCGGCCCGCGATGTCGTGCTGGCCTTCCTCGCGGACGAGGAGGGCGGCGGCCACCTCGGCGCGCGCTGGCTGGTCGACAACCGCCCGGACCTGTTCGACGGCTGCACCGAGGCGATCGGCGAGGTGGGTGGATATTCCGCGCAGCTGCCGAGCGGCCGCCGACTGTACGTGGTGGAAACCGCGGAGAAAGGGGTGCTCTGGTTCCGCCTCACCGCCACCGGCGTCGCCGGGCACGGCTCCATGTTGAATCCGCGCAACAGCGTCACCGAATTGGCCGACGCGGTGCGGCGGATCGGCCGGCACCGATTCCCGATCCGCCTCACCCCGACCACTCGAATGTTTTTCGAGGCGCTCGCGGCGGAACTCGGGGAGACATTCGATCCGGCCGATCCGGCGCCATTGCTGAAAACCGTCGCTCCGCTGGAACGAATGGTCGGCGCGACCCTGCGCGATATCGCCTCACCGACCAGACTCGACGCGGGATACAAGACGAATGTGATACCGAGCGAGGCCACCGCGGAAATCGACTGCCGTTTCGTACCCGGCCTGGAGGAACAATTCGAGGCCGAATTCCGGGCCCTGGTCGGACCGGATATCCGTTGTGAGGTGGTGTTCCGGCTGCCCGCCGTCGAGACCCCGTTCCCGGCGCCGCTGACGGCCGCGATGGCGGCGAGCCTCGCCGTCGAGGATCCCGGCTGCGGGGTGATCCCCTATCTGCTGCCCGCGGGCACCGACGCGAAACAGTTCAGCCGGCTCGGCATGGCCTGCTACGGATTCGCGCCGCTGCGGCTGCCCGACGATTTCGACTTCCCGGCCGCCTTCCACGGTGTCGACGAACGGGTGCCGGTGGACGCCGTGCGCTTCGGCGCCCGGGTGCTGCACACGTTCTTCGACCGCTGTTGA